The Cyclobacterium amurskyense genome contains the following window.
TCTATTGCCTATTTCATGTTAAACTATGGTGGCTTTTTGCTTTGAAATTCGAAGAAGGTGTTGAAATTGCAACAAAATGATGGGATAATAGTAGTTGTAAAGTGGAGAACAGCTATGTCCTTTCTCTATTAAATCAAAAAGCTACTAGGAATGGCATTGGGTTAAACACTTTTCAACCTTTACAAAACGCACAATAGCTGCAATAAATAATAATAGGAATATGGCACTTGTAAAAAAAGTAAATGACAAATCTCCTCAATGGGGAAAGGACTGCTGGCTTGCAGACAATGCAACCCTTACCGGGGATGTAGTAATGGGCGATAACTGTACTGTGTGGTTTAATGCTGTAATCAGAGGAGACGTACATTATATTAAGATTGGAAACAATACCAATGTTCAAGATGGAGCGGTTATTCATTGCTCTTATCAAAAGTCCCCTGTAAATATTGGTTCAGAAGTTTCCATTGCTCACAATGCAATTGTTC
Protein-coding sequences here:
- a CDS encoding gamma carbonic anhydrase family protein, encoding MALVKKVNDKSPQWGKDCWLADNATLTGDVVMGDNCTVWFNAVIRGDVHYIKIGNNTNVQDGAVIHCSYQKSPVNIGSEVSIAHNAIVHGCTIKDRVMIGMGAIVMDDAIIGEGAVIAAGAVVLAGTIVENNSIYAGIPAKKVKDTGKEMEATIIRIASNYPKYASWYKDE